The uncultured Paludibaculum sp. sequence TGTGCGCATACGGGACATTTTCGAGCAGATCCAGGTGCTCCGCTTCGACATTGACCGTAGTGGTGGTCCCCTGGATCGCCAGGCTCAGATTCAGCTCGACCGGCACCGCGCCGCGGACGTCGACATCCCGGTCGTCGCCACTGAAGTTAGGCGCGCGCACTGTCAAATGGTAGGGGTTGGGAGGGATGTTGGTCAGACGGAAGGCCCCAGTGGCGTCGGTGATGCCGGCCAGCCTGTAGTTGCTGACCCGGTTCAGGATGGTGACGACGGCTCCAGGAATGGCGGCGCCGCTCGGGTCCTTGATGGTGCCCTGCAGGGTGCCGGCATTGCCCAATGACTGACCATTGACACAGTCGCCCAAACCGAGCGCGAGCAGGCCCGCCGCGGCTAAAACGAGGAAGCTTCTCATTGGTCCAACATACGGGCCCGCCCGCTTCCCGCCTAGGTTCGCGCCACCAGCGGGCTGCTGGCGGACGCAAGCGGGCTGGGATGGGCGGCGAGCGGACCCGGTCCATCTTCATTGCCTCCACTCATACGAGGATCCACCCACCCACTTCTGAACGTTTCCGGCGGTCTGCCGCTGACCGCCACCCCCTGCCCGCTTGCCGCGAAAGAGAGTCCGGTTGAGCGGAATCTCTCCGCCGGAAGGACCGGCCCGGGCTAGATTGAGTGTTCTTCCGCGATAGGAACCACTCTGCCCAGCGGCCCTCGGGCCCTTCGGCGACTGGACCCGCGGACCAACGGTTTCACCATGCACGATCTCAACTCCACAGGTAGCACCCCTATCCCTCTCCGATTAGGACTCTGGCTCCTTCCGCTCGTCCTCCTGGTCAGAATCCGGCAGACCCCACCGCCGGTCCCGACGCCACGTCCCTGAAGGAACCACTGAAGTCCTCTGTCACCGTGATCGGCACCCGCAGCCCCATGGAGGTGGATCAGTCTCCGGTCTCCACTTCGCTGGTCACTCGGGACGAACTGGAACAACGCAACATCCGTCAGGTGGACCAGGCTCTGGCTTTGACGGAAGGCGTCATTGCAATCCGCGGCAAGGGACCGGCGGACAACGATTTCGGCCTCGGCCTGCGCGGCTTCGCCGGGCGCGGCGGCCAGAACCGCACGCTCATCCTGCTCGACGGCCAGCCCATGAACAACTCCTACATCGGCAACGTGAACTGGTCGACGTTCGCCGTCAGCGAACTGGAACGCGTGGAAGTCGCGCGGGGACCCTTCTCCTCTCTCTACGGCGGCAACGCCATGGGCGGGGTCGTGAACCTCATCACCAAACCCGTCGACCGGCGCAGCCTCGAGATCTTCGGCCAGTACGGCAACCGCGCGACCACCAACTACTCGCTCCGTGCCGCGGAGCGGTTCTTCGGCCGGCTGGGCTTGAGCTTCGGCTACAGCCGCTTCCAGACGGGCGGCTACTCGCCCCAGGAGATCCTGCGCTCGCCCATCACATCGACTGGCGGTGTGACGGTCACCGGCGTGACGTCCTGGTTGACGCCCACCGGTGGGACGACGTATCAGGTGGGGGATCGCGGCCGGAACTGGTTCAACCAGCACGCCTACCGGCTGCGCGGTGAGTATGCCTTCACCCCCAAGCTGTTCGCCAGCCTGCAATACATGCGGCAGTCCCGCATGGACGGCTACGATGCCTACACCACGAATCTGCGCGACGCCGCCGGAGCCCCGGTGGACACCGGCACCGTCTCGTTTCAGGACGCTGCCGGCGTGACCCGCCGCCTGTCGGTCACCCCCACGAACTACATCGGCACGCCTACCGGCGCGGTCACCAACATCTATCAGACACAGGTGCTGGCCACCTTGAGCGACCACTGGACCCTGCGTGTTGCCGGTGGGATGAACTACAGCCCTGGCGATTGGTATGTCACTCCGGGCGCCAACGCCACGCTCACCGCCGGCACCGGCAGTTGGGTCAACCAGGTGAACCAGGGCTACTACGGCAATGTCCAGGCCACCTGGTCCGCCCATCGCCATTCGGCCATCTTCGGCACCGAAATGCGGCACGACCGAGCGGCCATCGGGGGCCAGACCATCCCCAACCATGCGTTGCGAGAGGGCGGCGGCCCCTATGACTCGCAGGCGAAAGGCAAGTCCATCAACCAGTCGGCCTACGCGCAATACCAGATGAACGTCTCGGACAACCTGCTGGTCGTCGCCGGCGGACGTCTGGACACCTGGCGCACCTACGATGGCGCCAACCAGACCGGACTCACCTCGCCCCTGGTCCCCTATGCCGATCGTTCCACCACCGCCCTCACCGGAAAACTGGCCGCCACTTACCGCCTGCCGCATAGCTGGCAGCTTCGCGCTAGTGTGGGCAACGCCTTCCGCAACCCCACGGTCTATGACCTCTACCGCGATCTGAACCTCTCCGGCACGCTCTATCTTGCCAATCCAAATGTGAAGCCCGAACGCCTGCTTGCCTACGAGGCCGGTGTGTCGAAACAGCTGCCCTGGGCGGGTCTCGTCGAAGCCACCTACTACACCAATCGCGTGAGCGACCTGATGTATCGCACCACCGACTTCGACGCCGATCCTACCGGCCGCATCCGCCGCCTCACCAACGTCGGCTTGGGCCGCACCATCGGCCTCGAGACTTCCGCCCGCCAGCAACCTGCCCGCTGGCTGCAGTTCCGGCAAAGCTACAGCCTGGCGAAAGCGGAGATCACCGAGAATCCCTTGTTGCCCGCCACGGTAGGCAAGCGGCTGCCTTACGTTCCGCTCCACACCACCACCTTCACGGCGCTGGTCTCCCGGCAGCGCTGGAACGGCGTCTGGAGCGGCCGCTATGTCTCCTCCGTCTTCTCTTCCGATACCAACACGGACGTGGTTCGCGGCGTACCCGGCAGCTATAACCCCTTCTTCGAAACCGATGTCACCGTCTCCTATCAGGTCACCCAACGGTTCTCCCTGCTCCTGACCGCGGACAATCTGCTGGACCGCCGCTACTACATGTCGTTCTCGACACCCGGCCGCTCGGTATTCGCGGGCTTCCGCTGGAGGTACTAAGTGACGGGTGTTCTCCGATGTACCCTCCTTCTCGCCACCGGCTTCCTCACGCTCACCGCGGAAACTCCTAACGCCGTCGTGCTGCTGCGCACCGCGCAATCGGCGCCTGGCGCGCTGGAACGCGTCAAACAGGAGTTGGGCGCCAACGCGTTCGAGTGCACGCTGGCCCACGACGGCCTGCCGCCGGAACGTCTGAAGCAAGCGCGCGTCCTCTTCCTGGAACACCCCTCGTCTGAGTTGCTGGCCCGCTGGAAGCCTGTCGCCCTAGAGGCAATCCGAGGCGGCCTCAAGGTAGCGTCCGATATCCCCGATGTCGTGCAACGCGCCTGGGGTGTCGAGGTGAATCTGCCCTTGACGCATCGCCTCTTGCCCTACTTCCAAAATGGAGGCGGAGACAATCTGCGCGCCTTCTTTCTCTCCATCTACCAGGAGGCGGGCGGAAAGCCAGGCTCAATCCCTCCACCTGTGGAGATGCCGCGCACCGGCGTCTATCATCCCGACGCGCCCCGTCTCTTCCCCAGCCTCGCTGAGTATCTCGAGTGGTACCGCAAAGCCAAGCCGAACCAGGGTGCGCTCGCGGCGGTCAGCTTCTTCCACTCTTATGTGAAAAACGGAGACCTGGCTTTCATCGATGCACAACTGCGCGCTCTGGAACAGCAGGGCCTCGCCGCCGCCGGGCTCGTCGGCTGGCCCTTGCATACGCTCGACCAGGTTTTCAAAGCGCCGCCCTCAGACCCCCTGCAGGTGCTGCTGGCCTTTACCCTGAGCCTGTCAAAGCCAGAGGACGCTGACTTCCTGAAGAAGCTCAATATCCACGTCATCAGCCTGATGGTGACCCGGGACAGCTACGCCCAGTGGGCCGCGACAGACCGCGGCGTCACCACCGATCGCGTGGCCACCTCTCTGGCCAACCCCGAAACAGCCGGAGCCACTGATCCCATCATGGTCGCGACCACGGAGGCAGGAACGGACGGCATGGATCGCACTATGCCCATCGCGGAACGGGTCGATATGGCGGCCCGCCGGGCCGGCCGCTGGATCACCCTGCGCCAGAAGCCGAACTCGGAAAAACGTCTGGCGATTCTCTACTACAACAACCCGCCGGGCAAGGGAAACCTCGGCGCCAGCTATCTGA is a genomic window containing:
- a CDS encoding TonB-dependent receptor, with the translated sequence MIGTRSPMEVDQSPVSTSLVTRDELEQRNIRQVDQALALTEGVIAIRGKGPADNDFGLGLRGFAGRGGQNRTLILLDGQPMNNSYIGNVNWSTFAVSELERVEVARGPFSSLYGGNAMGGVVNLITKPVDRRSLEIFGQYGNRATTNYSLRAAERFFGRLGLSFGYSRFQTGGYSPQEILRSPITSTGGVTVTGVTSWLTPTGGTTYQVGDRGRNWFNQHAYRLRGEYAFTPKLFASLQYMRQSRMDGYDAYTTNLRDAAGAPVDTGTVSFQDAAGVTRRLSVTPTNYIGTPTGAVTNIYQTQVLATLSDHWTLRVAGGMNYSPGDWYVTPGANATLTAGTGSWVNQVNQGYYGNVQATWSAHRHSAIFGTEMRHDRAAIGGQTIPNHALREGGGPYDSQAKGKSINQSAYAQYQMNVSDNLLVVAGGRLDTWRTYDGANQTGLTSPLVPYADRSTTALTGKLAATYRLPHSWQLRASVGNAFRNPTVYDLYRDLNLSGTLYLANPNVKPERLLAYEAGVSKQLPWAGLVEATYYTNRVSDLMYRTTDFDADPTGRIRRLTNVGLGRTIGLETSARQQPARWLQFRQSYSLAKAEITENPLLPATVGKRLPYVPLHTTTFTALVSRQRWNGVWSGRYVSSVFSSDTNTDVVRGVPGSYNPFFETDVTVSYQVTQRFSLLLTADNLLDRRYYMSFSTPGRSVFAGFRWRY